A genomic stretch from Anaerolinea thermophila UNI-1 includes:
- a CDS encoding stage II sporulation protein M encodes MWTELRPVWILMRRELKDQLRDWRIILPILVLALGFPFIMNWTVREMLDFTSEYGATIVADRLVPFLFMVVGFFPISVSLVIALESFAGEKERNSIEPLLNTPLLDWQIYLGKLLASTLMPLLGSYLAMLVYLLGLVSRGIPLPPPVIMTQIFLLTTIQAVMMVSGAVVISSQATSVRAANLLSSFIVLPVAFLIQWEALVMFWGNEMTLWWVLVGTLVIALLLSRVGVSHFNREKVLGREIDVLKPAWAWQVFWKTFKGNAYSVREWYSVSVFPTLRRLFVPALMVLAISAVGLGIGAYMLKEFPVLLTASKLQEQSLPNIERLRQTLLGNESGMFLLIFWQNLRVLLLSMVLGIFTFGVVGTLPIMGTMAVVGFLGAFLSVNQVALSPILTMILPHGIFEVPAAILATAAVLKIGATLATPARDLTIGEVFLKAIADWAKIMVGLVIPLLVVAAFVEAFITPRLVLMVLGQ; translated from the coding sequence ATCATTCTTCCTATCCTTGTCCTGGCTTTGGGCTTTCCCTTCATCATGAACTGGACGGTGCGGGAGATGCTCGACTTTACCTCGGAATACGGCGCGACAATCGTTGCCGACCGTCTGGTGCCGTTCCTCTTTATGGTGGTGGGTTTCTTCCCAATTTCCGTCTCTCTGGTCATTGCTCTGGAGTCCTTTGCAGGAGAAAAGGAACGCAATAGCATTGAACCCCTGCTCAATACACCTCTGTTGGACTGGCAAATTTACCTGGGCAAGTTACTGGCTTCCACCCTCATGCCTTTGCTGGGTAGTTACCTTGCCATGCTGGTATATTTGTTAGGGCTGGTCTCCCGGGGAATTCCTCTGCCGCCGCCGGTGATTATGACCCAAATTTTCCTGCTGACGACCATTCAAGCGGTGATGATGGTCTCTGGTGCTGTGGTTATTTCCAGTCAGGCAACCTCGGTGCGGGCAGCGAATCTGCTTTCTTCGTTCATCGTGCTCCCCGTGGCTTTTCTCATTCAATGGGAAGCGCTGGTGATGTTCTGGGGAAACGAGATGACCCTCTGGTGGGTCCTGGTTGGCACCCTGGTCATTGCGTTATTATTGAGCCGGGTAGGGGTGTCGCATTTCAATCGTGAAAAAGTGCTTGGGCGCGAAATTGATGTCCTCAAACCAGCCTGGGCGTGGCAGGTGTTCTGGAAAACCTTCAAGGGGAATGCGTATTCTGTTCGAGAGTGGTATTCCGTCTCGGTTTTTCCAACCTTAAGACGTTTGTTTGTTCCCGCCCTAATGGTGCTGGCGATTTCTGCGGTTGGATTGGGCATTGGTGCCTACATGTTGAAAGAATTTCCGGTATTGCTTACGGCAAGCAAACTCCAGGAGCAAAGTTTGCCTAATATTGAACGCTTGCGACAAACCTTGCTAGGCAATGAATCGGGAATGTTTTTGCTCATCTTCTGGCAAAACTTACGGGTTCTTTTGCTTTCCATGGTGTTGGGTATCTTTACCTTTGGTGTTGTCGGAACTTTGCCCATCATGGGGACCATGGCGGTAGTGGGTTTTCTGGGGGCTTTCCTTTCCGTCAATCAGGTAGCACTTTCCCCTATTCTGACAATGATTCTCCCACACGGGATTTTTGAGGTGCCTGCCGCCATCCTGGCTACTGCGGCGGTGTTGAAGATCGGGGCGACTCTGGCAACCCCTGCCCGGGATCTGACCATTGGAGAGGTATTCCTGAAAGCCATTGCCGATTGGGCAAAGATTATGGTGGGACTCGTGATCCCTTTGCTTGTGGTGGCGGCATTTGTAGAAGCCTTCATTACCCCCCGGTTGGTTTTGATGGTGTTAGGTCAGTAA
- a CDS encoding HNH endonuclease, with amino-acid sequence MHEPVLVLNANFEPIHVCDMRRAIGLLMSEKATMVVNGRGNILTVSRVIPRPSVIRLQKMISRPRPRLKLTRREVFRRDNYTCQYCGKHTTDLTVDHVIPRHLGGAHCWTNVVAACPACNHRKGGRTLEEAGMKLLRPPTEPPTSARYVFGRHLEENKEWEQFLTGW; translated from the coding sequence ATGCACGAGCCTGTTCTGGTGTTGAATGCCAATTTTGAACCGATTCATGTATGTGACATGCGTCGGGCAATTGGGCTTTTAATGAGCGAGAAAGCCACCATGGTGGTCAATGGCAGAGGCAACATTCTCACCGTCAGCCGTGTCATTCCTCGCCCCTCGGTCATTCGGCTCCAGAAGATGATTTCACGTCCACGTCCACGGCTCAAACTGACCCGCCGCGAAGTCTTCCGCCGCGACAACTATACCTGCCAGTACTGTGGCAAACACACCACCGACCTGACAGTGGATCATGTCATTCCCCGGCACCTGGGCGGAGCACACTGCTGGACGAACGTGGTGGCTGCCTGCCCAGCATGCAATCATCGCAAAGGCGGGCGTACCCTCGAGGAAGCCGGGATGAAACTGCTTCGCCCTCCCACCGAGCCCCCCACGTCTGCCCGGTACGTCTTCGGCAGACATCTCGAAGAAAACAAAGAGTGGGAGCAGTTCCTGACCGGCTGGTGA
- a CDS encoding TIGR01777 family oxidoreductase — MAKVIVTGGSGLIGQAFCREMHNAGWEVVVVSRNPQQASPVESFCRIGWEDLSHEMESAHAVVNLAGENIGAGRWTEEKKQRIRESRIKAGEAVLQAFRQVSRKPTVLMQSSAIGFYGIQHGDTPLDETASAGKDFLSLVGVAWEDSTREVENLGVRRVVIRTGVVLAREGGVLGRMVLPVRLGAGGPLGSGKQWISWIHLQDQVRAMRFLIETPSSRGVYNLSAPHPVQNRDFMRTLAKVLKRPYWLPVPAFALRLLLGEMSTLVLDGQRVIPARLLAEGFKFVYPELEGALQNLLE; from the coding sequence ATGGCAAAGGTGATAGTAACAGGGGGAAGCGGCTTGATTGGTCAAGCCTTTTGCAGAGAAATGCATAATGCAGGCTGGGAAGTTGTGGTGGTGAGCCGCAATCCTCAGCAGGCAAGCCCGGTTGAATCCTTTTGCCGGATTGGCTGGGAAGACCTTTCCCATGAGATGGAAAGCGCCCATGCCGTGGTCAATCTGGCAGGGGAAAACATTGGTGCCGGGCGCTGGACAGAAGAGAAAAAACAACGCATTCGGGAAAGTCGGATCAAGGCGGGTGAGGCCGTCTTGCAGGCATTCCGACAGGTGTCTCGAAAGCCCACGGTGCTGATGCAGTCCTCGGCAATTGGCTTTTATGGCATTCAGCATGGTGATACACCCCTGGATGAAACCGCCTCTGCCGGTAAGGATTTCCTCTCTCTGGTGGGTGTGGCGTGGGAAGATTCAACTCGCGAAGTGGAAAATTTGGGTGTGCGCCGCGTGGTGATTCGTACCGGGGTAGTGCTGGCGCGCGAAGGTGGTGTGCTTGGACGCATGGTGTTGCCCGTCCGGTTGGGAGCGGGTGGTCCGCTTGGTTCTGGAAAGCAGTGGATTTCGTGGATTCACCTTCAAGATCAGGTGCGTGCCATGCGCTTTCTCATTGAAACGCCATCCAGCCGGGGTGTGTACAACCTTTCAGCCCCACATCCTGTGCAGAACCGCGATTTTATGCGCACTCTGGCAAAAGTGCTTAAACGTCCGTACTGGCTTCCTGTTCCTGCCTTTGCCCTGCGTCTTTTGCTGGGAGAGATGAGCACCTTGGTGCTGGATGGTCAGCGGGTTATCCCTGCTCGTTTGCTGGCGGAGGGGTTTAAATTTGTATATCCAGAATTAGAAGGAGCGTTGCAGAATTTGTTGGAGTGA
- the gmd gene encoding GDP-mannose 4,6-dehydratase, whose translation MKKALITGITGQDGSYLAELLLSKGYEVHGMIRRASTFNTRRIDHIYRDPHANGDPVHLYLHYGDLTASDTLLDIIYNIRPDEIYHLGAQSHVRVSFDMPEFTGDVTGLGTARILEAIRKSGVKARFYQASSSEMFGSAKPPQNEQTPFEPRSPYAVAKLYSYWLTRNYREAYNIFAVNGILFNHESPRRGETFVTRKITRALASIRAGKQKVLYLGNLDSKRDWGYAPEYVEAMWMMLNRDEPDDFVIGTGEAHTVREFLDEAFGYLDMDWHEYVKIDPRYFRPTEVDYLLADASKARRVLGWEPKVRFRELVRIMVDADLELMGLECPGEGKRILQERFGNWHRWEKQVISMDDH comes from the coding sequence TTGAAAAAAGCACTCATTACGGGGATTACCGGGCAGGACGGCTCGTATCTGGCTGAACTACTTTTGTCCAAAGGCTACGAAGTTCATGGGATGATTCGGCGGGCCAGTACCTTCAACACCCGCCGAATTGACCACATCTACCGCGATCCTCATGCCAATGGCGACCCGGTGCACCTGTACCTGCATTACGGCGATTTGACCGCTTCGGATACGCTACTGGACATCATCTACAACATCCGCCCCGATGAGATTTATCATCTCGGTGCGCAAAGCCATGTGCGGGTGAGTTTCGATATGCCGGAATTTACCGGCGATGTTACCGGTTTGGGAACAGCCCGTATTCTGGAAGCCATTCGCAAGAGCGGCGTCAAGGCGCGCTTCTACCAGGCATCTTCCAGTGAGATGTTCGGGAGCGCTAAACCGCCTCAGAATGAGCAAACTCCTTTTGAGCCGCGCAGTCCCTATGCAGTAGCCAAATTGTACTCTTACTGGCTCACCCGCAACTATCGGGAAGCCTACAACATTTTTGCCGTCAATGGCATTCTTTTCAACCACGAAAGCCCACGCCGGGGTGAAACTTTTGTGACGCGCAAAATTACCCGCGCACTGGCATCCATTCGTGCGGGCAAGCAGAAGGTGCTTTATCTGGGTAACCTTGACTCTAAACGAGACTGGGGGTATGCGCCGGAGTACGTCGAAGCCATGTGGATGATGCTCAACCGCGATGAACCCGACGATTTCGTCATCGGCACGGGTGAAGCCCATACCGTGCGCGAGTTCCTCGATGAAGCCTTTGGCTACCTCGATATGGACTGGCACGAGTACGTCAAGATTGACCCGCGCTATTTCCGCCCTACCGAGGTGGACTACTTGCTCGCCGATGCATCCAAAGCCCGCCGGGTGCTGGGGTGGGAGCCCAAAGTGCGCTTCCGTGAACTGGTGCGCATTATGGTAGATGCCGACCTGGAACTGATGGGCTTGGAATGCCCTGGTGAAGGCAAACGCATCCTCCAGGAACGCTTTGGCAACTGGCATCGCTGGGAGAAGCAGGTTATCTCGATGGATGACCACTAA
- a CDS encoding low molecular weight protein arginine phosphatase, with protein sequence MPAVLFVCTANICRSPMAAALFSARLRADGLRPEEWLVDSAGTWAHDGQAASQNAVLAMQKRGLDLRSHRSKTVSSYLLEMFDLILVMEPGHKEALQVEFPHLAERIYLLTEMVGEHLPVEDPFGASLEEYEKTAAEIDAYLEKGMPRILALVGFHGKVSSG encoded by the coding sequence ATGCCCGCAGTGTTGTTTGTCTGTACCGCCAACATTTGCCGCTCGCCCATGGCGGCGGCGCTTTTTTCTGCGCGTCTGCGGGCAGACGGACTTCGTCCGGAAGAATGGCTGGTGGATTCTGCCGGCACATGGGCGCATGATGGGCAGGCGGCATCCCAAAATGCCGTCCTCGCCATGCAGAAGCGCGGGCTGGATCTGCGTTCCCACCGTTCTAAGACGGTCTCCAGTTATCTGCTGGAGATGTTTGACCTGATTCTGGTTATGGAACCGGGCCACAAAGAAGCCTTGCAGGTGGAGTTTCCACACCTGGCTGAGCGGATTTATTTGCTGACCGAAATGGTGGGTGAACACCTTCCTGTTGAAGATCCCTTTGGCGCCTCTTTAGAGGAATACGAAAAAACTGCGGCAGAAATTGATGCCTATCTTGAAAAAGGAATGCCGCGGATTTTGGCTTTAGTCGGTTTTCATGGCAAGGTTTCTTCAGGTTGA
- a CDS encoding DNA-directed RNA polymerase subunit beta, whose amino-acid sequence MASELTTTKSYARIPVVFDLPDLIDVQVDSFKRLKQEGLIDLFDEISPIESYNKGMKLYFPGRSPEAQQFNLRIRFGEPKHSIEECVEKDLTYASPLYVGVLLAGPEVPEPIRQEIFLGDFPEMTDKGTFIINGTERVVVSQLIRSPGVYFDAPVDRATGRRLAMAKLIPDRGAWMEFETRKNDYLILKFNRKRTVPITIFLRALAAVDDGLGGESPIKEGTDEELLALFQDVDNNPERLFIVSTMRQEPVWDLTGGLTIAQAALLEFFKRMRPGDPATLENARQFLEEQLFDQRHYDLERVGRYKLNQKLDLSDKIPVTHRTITKWDILNLIRRMILINNEREDKDDIDHLGNRRVKTVGELIQNKLRIGLRRMERVIKERMSIRDQEQVTPMSLVNIRPVVAALREFFGSSQLSQFMDQTNPLAELRHKRTLSALGPGGLRRERAGFDVRDVHHSHYGRICPIETPEGPNIGLIGRLATFSRVNEYGFIETPYRRVIKSLSSKDKRLVGRKLRETLTDPETGEVIAREGERVTAEMLPAIQKLNKTTIFVVPFVSEDVEYLSADAEDKFMIAQANSLLNEYNEFIQDRISCRYHSDFTEASPDSINYMDVAPNQVVGISAALIPFLEHDDANRALMGSNMQAQAVPLVRPEIPIVSTGMELYAARDSGQVLVAEEDGEVISVNGRQILLRTSSGVRVYQLRKYQRSNQSTCIDQRPAVHKGQIVRKGDVLADSSSTVNGNLALGQNVVVAFLSWEGGNFEDAILISERLVQDDKFTSVHIEKYEVEARDTKLGPEEITRDIPNVGEDAIKDLDENGIIRIGAEVGPNDILVGKITPKGEKELTPEERLLRAIFGEKSRDVKDTSLRMPHGERGKVVDVKVFTRQDNTDLPAGVDMMVRVSVAQRRKITAGDKMAGRHGNKGVVSRVVPVEDMPFLEDGTPVDIILNPLGVPGRMNIGQVLETHLGWAAMRLGFRAITPVFDGANETEIEAELARAYLIDLAWKETADAAWQWVKEQDVTPETFRDDDEVRALYIQQWLGERGYDMDRLLEDEVYARRSTLAEWLRDRGYNPEEILQFEDVGMKAPAVSPKDLNAIEVCLRIWLQSQGVDVSNVAGENLREVAEDYMRQTGNPMPLLGKQRLRDGKTGEFYDQPVTVGVMTMMKLHHLVEDKVHARSTGPYSLVTQQPLGGKAQFGGQRFGEMEVWALEAYGAAHTLQEMLTVKSDDVQGRVATYEAIVKNEPIEEPSIPAAFRVLVKELQSLGVAVEAIMENGEVVRFGKDEERVRPPKIETGLLGLGEDLGLGGDGEDDLL is encoded by the coding sequence ATGGCTTCCGAATTGACAACCACGAAGTCTTACGCGCGTATTCCGGTTGTTTTCGACCTTCCCGATTTGATTGATGTTCAGGTTGATTCGTTCAAGCGTCTCAAGCAAGAAGGGTTAATTGATCTCTTTGATGAGATTTCCCCAATTGAATCTTATAACAAGGGAATGAAGTTGTACTTCCCGGGGCGTTCGCCCGAGGCTCAGCAGTTTAACCTGCGTATCCGTTTTGGAGAGCCCAAGCATTCCATTGAGGAATGTGTGGAAAAGGATTTAACCTATGCCAGTCCGCTGTATGTGGGGGTTTTACTGGCAGGACCTGAAGTCCCTGAGCCCATTCGTCAGGAAATCTTCCTGGGAGATTTCCCGGAGATGACCGACAAGGGTACGTTCATCATTAATGGTACTGAGCGCGTGGTTGTCTCGCAGTTAATTCGTTCTCCAGGTGTGTATTTCGATGCCCCTGTAGATCGAGCAACGGGACGGCGCCTGGCAATGGCGAAATTAATTCCCGACCGCGGCGCCTGGATGGAGTTTGAGACCCGCAAGAACGATTACCTGATTCTCAAGTTCAATCGCAAGCGCACGGTGCCGATTACCATCTTCCTGCGCGCGCTGGCGGCTGTGGATGATGGCTTGGGCGGTGAAAGTCCAATCAAAGAAGGGACGGACGAAGAACTTCTGGCGCTGTTCCAGGATGTGGATAACAACCCCGAGCGCCTGTTCATTGTCTCAACCATGCGCCAGGAACCTGTTTGGGACCTGACCGGCGGTTTGACAATTGCTCAGGCAGCATTGCTGGAGTTCTTCAAGCGCATGCGTCCGGGCGATCCGGCGACCCTCGAAAACGCCCGCCAGTTCCTGGAGGAACAACTGTTTGATCAGCGCCATTATGACCTGGAGCGGGTTGGTCGCTACAAACTCAATCAGAAACTGGATCTGTCCGATAAAATTCCGGTTACCCATCGGACCATCACCAAGTGGGATATCCTCAATCTAATCCGGCGCATGATTCTCATCAACAACGAGCGCGAGGATAAGGATGACATTGACCACCTTGGTAACCGCCGGGTCAAGACGGTGGGTGAATTGATTCAGAACAAATTGCGCATTGGTTTGCGCCGCATGGAGCGCGTCATCAAAGAACGCATGTCCATCCGCGATCAGGAGCAGGTGACGCCGATGAGCCTGGTTAATATTCGACCGGTGGTGGCGGCACTGCGCGAGTTCTTTGGCTCCAGCCAGTTGTCCCAGTTCATGGATCAGACCAATCCGCTCGCCGAACTGCGCCACAAGCGCACGCTCTCGGCTTTAGGCCCGGGTGGTTTGCGCCGTGAGCGCGCAGGGTTTGACGTGCGCGATGTGCATCACTCGCATTATGGGCGTATTTGCCCGATTGAAACCCCTGAAGGTCCCAATATTGGTTTGATTGGTCGTCTGGCGACCTTCTCGCGTGTGAATGAATATGGTTTTATTGAAACCCCCTATCGCCGGGTGATTAAATCACTCTCTTCCAAAGACAAGCGTCTGGTGGGTCGTAAATTACGCGAAACCCTCACTGATCCGGAAACAGGCGAGGTAATTGCTCGTGAGGGTGAGCGCGTCACTGCAGAGATGCTTCCGGCAATTCAAAAACTGAATAAAACCACCATCTTTGTAGTGCCGTTTGTTTCAGAGGATGTGGAATATCTCTCCGCCGACGCAGAAGACAAGTTCATGATTGCGCAGGCAAACTCCCTGCTCAATGAGTATAACGAATTTATTCAGGATCGCATTTCCTGCCGCTACCATTCTGACTTTACCGAAGCCTCACCAGACAGCATTAACTACATGGATGTGGCGCCCAATCAGGTGGTGGGTATCAGCGCGGCGCTGATTCCATTCCTTGAACACGACGACGCTAACCGCGCCTTGATGGGGTCTAACATGCAAGCCCAGGCGGTGCCTCTGGTGCGCCCGGAAATCCCCATTGTCTCCACGGGCATGGAACTGTATGCCGCGCGCGACTCTGGGCAGGTGCTGGTGGCTGAGGAAGATGGTGAGGTCATTTCGGTTAACGGGCGGCAGATTCTTCTGCGAACGTCCAGTGGCGTGCGCGTGTACCAGTTGCGCAAGTATCAGCGCTCCAATCAATCTACCTGCATTGATCAGCGTCCAGCAGTGCACAAAGGTCAAATTGTCCGCAAGGGCGATGTGCTGGCGGATTCCAGTTCAACCGTCAACGGCAACCTGGCGCTGGGGCAGAACGTGGTGGTGGCGTTCCTCTCATGGGAAGGTGGAAACTTTGAAGACGCCATCCTGATTTCCGAACGTCTGGTACAGGACGATAAATTTACTTCGGTGCATATTGAGAAATACGAGGTTGAAGCCCGCGATACCAAACTGGGCCCGGAAGAGATTACCCGCGACATTCCCAATGTGGGTGAAGATGCCATTAAGGATCTGGATGAAAACGGCATCATCCGCATTGGTGCGGAAGTGGGCCCGAACGATATCCTGGTGGGCAAGATTACCCCGAAAGGTGAAAAGGAACTCACCCCTGAAGAGCGCCTTTTGCGGGCGATCTTTGGCGAAAAATCTCGGGATGTGAAGGACACTTCTCTGCGCATGCCGCATGGTGAGCGCGGTAAAGTAGTGGACGTCAAAGTCTTCACACGCCAGGATAACACCGACCTGCCTGCCGGCGTGGACATGATGGTGCGGGTGTCGGTTGCTCAACGACGCAAGATTACCGCTGGTGACAAGATGGCAGGACGTCACGGGAACAAAGGCGTGGTCTCTCGCGTGGTGCCGGTAGAAGATATGCCCTTCCTCGAAGACGGTACACCGGTGGATATTATCCTTAACCCGTTGGGCGTTCCAGGACGTATGAACATCGGGCAGGTGCTCGAAACTCACCTGGGTTGGGCGGCCATGCGTCTTGGCTTCCGCGCTATTACCCCGGTCTTTGATGGCGCAAACGAAACCGAAATCGAAGCCGAACTGGCACGCGCATACCTGATTGATCTGGCGTGGAAAGAAACAGCAGATGCTGCCTGGCAGTGGGTGAAGGAACAGGATGTTACCCCTGAAACCTTCCGCGATGATGATGAGGTTCGGGCGTTGTACATTCAACAGTGGCTCGGCGAGCGTGGCTACGACATGGATCGCCTGCTCGAGGATGAGGTGTACGCGCGACGTTCCACCCTGGCAGAGTGGCTGCGTGACAGGGGCTATAACCCGGAAGAGATTTTGCAGTTTGAGGATGTGGGCATGAAAGCCCCCGCAGTCTCACCCAAAGACCTCAACGCCATTGAAGTCTGCCTGCGCATCTGGTTGCAATCTCAGGGTGTGGATGTGAGCAACGTTGCTGGTGAAAACCTGCGCGAGGTAGCGGAAGATTACATGCGCCAGACCGGCAACCCCATGCCTTTGCTGGGCAAACAGCGCCTCCGCGATGGCAAGACGGGCGAATTCTACGATCAACCTGTCACTGTAGGCGTGATGACCATGATGAAACTGCACCACCTGGTGGAAGACAAAGTCCACGCACGTTCTACTGGCCCGTACAGCCTGGTGACGCAACAACCGTTGGGTGGTAAAGCGCAGTTTGGTGGTCAGCGCTTTGGTGAAATGGAGGTGTGGGCTTTGGAAGCCTACGGCGCAGCGCATACCCTGCAGGAAATGCTTACGGTTAAGTCCGACGATGTTCAGGGACGTGTGGCGACCTACGAAGCCATTGTCAAGAATGAGCCCATCGAAGAGCCGAGCATTCCGGCGGCGTTCCGCGTGCTGGTCAAGGAACTGCAGAGTTTGGGCGTAGCCGTGGAAGCCATCATGGAAAATGGTGAGGTGGTGCGCTTTGGCAAAGATGAAGAGCGCGTACGCCCGCCCAAGATTGAAACCGGCTTGCTCGGTTTGGGTGAGGATTTGGGCTTGGGGGGTGACGGCGAGGATGACTTGCTCTAG
- the rpsL gene encoding 30S ribosomal protein S12 encodes MPTINQLIRKGRESKKVKSKAPALQYILNIPKQRRLRQEGGSPQKRGVCTVVRTMTPKKPNSALRKIARVRLTNGIEVTAYIPGEGHQLQEHSVVLVRGGRVKDLPGVRYHIVRGTLDTTGVAKRRQGRSKYGAKRPK; translated from the coding sequence GTGCCAACCATCAATCAACTCATTCGAAAAGGACGCGAGTCGAAGAAGGTGAAGAGCAAAGCGCCTGCTTTGCAGTACATTTTGAACATCCCAAAGCAGCGCCGCCTTCGCCAGGAGGGTGGCTCCCCGCAGAAGCGTGGGGTGTGCACCGTTGTCCGTACGATGACCCCCAAGAAGCCGAACTCGGCTTTGCGGAAAATCGCCCGCGTGCGCCTGACGAACGGCATCGAAGTTACGGCGTATATTCCGGGTGAAGGGCATCAGTTGCAGGAGCACTCGGTGGTGCTGGTGCGCGGCGGCCGCGTAAAGGACCTGCCGGGTGTGCGTTACCACATTGTGCGCGGCACGCTGGATACCACGGGCGTTGCCAAGCGGCGCCAGGGTCGTTCAAAGTACGGCGCGAAGCGGCCGAAATAG
- the rpsG gene encoding 30S ribosomal protein S7, giving the protein MRRTKPEVREINPDVRYNSVLVQEFINRVMRRGKKSLAARLVYDAFDMVQEKTGRPAVDIFEQAIKNVGPIMEVRPRRVGGATYQVPLEVPARRRMTLAMRWIIQAAKARTGKSFSEKLAAELLDANNNQGAAVRKREETHKMAEANRAFSHFRV; this is encoded by the coding sequence ATGCGTCGTACCAAACCTGAGGTCCGAGAAATCAATCCGGATGTTCGCTATAACAGCGTGTTAGTGCAGGAATTCATTAACCGGGTGATGCGCCGTGGCAAGAAGAGCCTTGCGGCTCGTCTGGTCTATGATGCGTTTGACATGGTGCAGGAAAAAACCGGTCGCCCTGCCGTAGATATCTTTGAGCAGGCGATTAAGAACGTGGGCCCCATCATGGAAGTTCGCCCGCGCCGTGTAGGTGGTGCTACTTACCAGGTTCCTCTGGAGGTTCCTGCTCGCCGCCGCATGACATTAGCCATGCGCTGGATTATCCAGGCTGCGAAAGCCCGAACGGGCAAATCTTTCTCTGAAAAGTTGGCGGCTGAATTGCTGGATGCCAATAACAACCAGGGTGCTGCCGTGCGCAAGCGCGAAGAAACCCACAAGATGGCGGAGGCGAACCGAGCGTTCTCTCACTTCCGGGTTTAG